From the genome of Pseudomonas migulae:
ACGACGAGTGGAATACAGACGCGGGTTCCGCGACAGCACAGCGATCTTCATGCAACACCTGTGGAGGAGGTAGATACCGGGAACACCGGCTTGTCTTGTACATATTTAATGCCCGGATTGACCACCAGCTGGCCGTCGATCAAGGCTTTGGAACCGAGTAGCAGGCGATAACGCATGGACTTGCGGCAGGCGAGGGTGAACTCGACCCGCCAGACCCGATCACCGAGGGCCAGGGTGGTGCTGACCACGTATCGCTTCTGCGCATGGCCGTTGGAGCTTTTGATGGTTTTCATCGTCACCAGCGGCGCTTCGCAGCGACGGTGACGCAGTTGCACGACCGTGCCCAGGTGCGCGGTGAAGCGCACCCAGCTCTCGCCCTCGCGCTCGAACGGCTCGATGTCGGTGGCGTGCAGGCTGGAGGTGCTGGCGCCGGTGTCGATTTTTGCCCGCAGGCCCGCGACTCCCAAATCCGGAAGCGCCACCCACTCGCGCAGACCGATAACGGTCAAATGGTCAAATGTCTTCAATAGGAAAAACCGGCGATTATCGCGTCCAGGCGTCAGGCGATACCTGAGCCAACGCTTTGAATGCAGGTTTGGCGAACCAGTAACCCTGCATCAGAAAAATTCCACAGTCCGCCAGGAAATCCCGTTCTCCGGCGCTTTCAATGCCTTCGGCGATGACTGTAACGTCCAACTCCGCACAGATTGTGACAATCCCCCGAACGATAGCCTGACGAACACGATCGCGGTCGACATCGCGGATCAGTGCCATGTCGAGTTTGATCAGGTCCGGTTGGAAATCAGCCAGCAGATTGAGCCCCGAGTAGCCCGCGCCGAAATCGTCGATTGCGGTCTTGAAGCCGAATTCGCGGTATTCACGCAGAATATTAGTCAAATGGCGATAGTTATCTACGTGCTCGCTTTCCAGGGTTTCGAAAATCAGACGGTCGA
Proteins encoded in this window:
- a CDS encoding ATP-dependent zinc protease family protein, coding for MTVIGLREWVALPDLGVAGLRAKIDTGASTSSLHATDIEPFEREGESWVRFTAHLGTVVQLRHRRCEAPLVTMKTIKSSNGHAQKRYVVSTTLALGDRVWRVEFTLACRKSMRYRLLLGSKALIDGQLVVNPGIKYVQDKPVFPVSTSSTGVA
- a CDS encoding EAL domain-containing protein, whose protein sequence is MTIFPASLTSPQGGCQGCQQSEPLGFDFAFAYQPIVDLRDQSIFAHEALVRGLAGEGALSVLDQITEANRYRFDQLCRMRAIEGAARLNMQTHLSINFMPNAVYRPELCIRSTLEAAKTHNFPIDRLIFETLESEHVDNYRHLTNILREYREFGFKTAIDDFGAGYSGLNLLADFQPDLIKLDMALIRDVDRDRVRQAIVRGIVTICAELDVTVIAEGIESAGERDFLADCGIFLMQGYWFAKPAFKALAQVSPDAWTR